Genomic window (Planococcus sp. MSAK28401):
GGTCTACCAAGGTGCGGCGTCGCACGTGCAAAGCAATACAGTATTCTGGTTTGCTTATAGTGCTACATGGGCGATGCTGCATTCGGTGTTTGCGGCCCGTATTTCAAGAGGGCGCACCATCCGCGAGATGATCATGACCTATCTATTGGCGCCGACTCTGTTGTCTTGGATCGCGACAGGCGTTCTCGGCGGGCTTGGTGTTCACCGTTACTTAACGGGAGAATTGCCGATTTTGGATATGGTGAAGGAAAACCGGATGGCTGTCATTCCTGAAATTCTTTCAACCTTGCCGTTTGGCGGGCTCGCAATCGTCGTCTTCATTATCGTCGCGCTCATCTTCCTAACGACGACGCTCGACTCGACGACTTACACGATTGCTGCCTATACGAGCACGCTTGATATGAGCAAAAATGAACCGCCGAAAATTTTGCGCATCCTGGTTGCCGGCATCATTACCATCATTTCACTGGTGCTCATGAGAATCGGCGGCTTGGCACCGCTTGAAGTGGTTTCCGGCTTGATGGGCTTGCCGATCATTTTCATCACCTTCCTGATGATTTATTCGGCGAAGAAAATGATGGACCAAGACCGTGCGTGGCTCACGAATGTACGCGACAAGGAAACGCCTTTGAAACGCTCGAAACAGAAAACGAAAAGTGAATAATTGTGAGGATCCTGCATACCTAAGCGTGTGCAGGTTTTTTTAATTCAGAATCAATTTACTGCATAAAAAAACTGATTTCGACTTGCGAAATCAGTTTTTTATATGCTTCTATTCAATGCTTGTCGTAAAAACGGCAAACAGACTTATGCTGTGGGTTCGTATCGTCATTCGGGTTCGAGTAACTTGCCTGTTTCTTCATTATAGAAACGCAGCAGGTCGCCGTTGATTAAAGCGTCTGAATAGCCGATCTCTTCGAAGGCTTCTTCAACATACGGTTCACAGAAACCTTGATCGATCACCTCGCCGGTGCCGTTTTCATAGCAAGTGTTTCCAGCATAGACATAGTCTTCGGTCACTAGCCGTCCGTCCCTGAAGATGACAAACTCTTCGTGGTCTTCCGCAAACAGGTCGCTGCCGAATTGGACATCAGTCGCTGAATCGACGCCCAGCATATTCAAGAGGGTGGGGCGCATATCAATTTGTCCGCCAATTTCTTCATCGGTGTATCCTTCGCCGTATCCCGGGATGTGGACAAAGAACGGCACGCGTTGGAGCTGCGCCGATTCGTAAGGGGTTATGTCACGCCCTAGATACTGCGCCATTGCGGCATTATGATTTTCAGAGATGCCGTAATGGTCGCCGTAAAGAACGATAATCGAGTCTTCGTACAAGCCATTGTCTTTCAGTTCCTGGAACAATTCCTTCACCGCTTCATCGAGATAGCGCGTCGTCTGGAAATAGCGGTTGAGGGTTCCGGAATTGGAATCGAATTCTTCAATCAGTTTATCTTCAGGGTCCAAGGTGAACGGATGGTGGTTGGTCAAGGTGATCATCCGGCTATAGAAAGGCTGTGGCATGTCTGTCATGTGCTGGACGGATTGCTTGAAGAAAGGGATATCCTTCATGCCCCAATTGACCGCTTGCCCTTCACCGACTTCGTAGCTCTGGATATCAAGGAACTCATCGATTCCCAAGGATTCGTACATCATATCGCGATTCCAGAAGCTTTTGTTATTGGCATGCTGGACATTCGTCGAGTAGCCGTTATCTCCGAGTTTTTCGGCCATCGAATGGTAAGTGTTTCCGGCATGCGTGAAAAAGGCTGCGCTGCCGCCAAGCGGGTACAAGGAATTTTCCAACAGGAACTCCGAGTCAGCGGTCTTGCCGAGCCCGGTTTGGTGATAGAAGTTTGGGAAGTAAATCGTATCTTCATCTTCCGTCAAGCTATTCAAAAATGGTGTGATCGTTTCGCCATTCATCTGTTCATTGATGGTGAAACTCTGCAACGATTCCAAGGTCACGACGATCAAGTTTTTTCCTTCGGCGATGCCGTTCATGTCTTCCGAAGGTTCAACTTGTTGGGTACGGACATGGCTGTTCACTTCAGTGAGTTCCGAGCTGTCGGCAAAAGCGCGCTGGGCTTGGGATTTCGATTGAATATAGACATCGTAGAGATGGTAATTATAGACGCCGAGGTTTTTCACGAGCATTTCACGGTCAAAACTTCTTGTCAATAGCTGTGGCCTTTCCGCTTCAGCAAGCCCCAAATTCAAGAACAGGACAGCTGCTGACAACACGAAATACGATTTTCGCCGGGCAGGAACTTTTGCTTGAACTGCCTTAACCGGAAGAAACTGAATGGCCAAGAAGATGACGATGACATCAGCGAAATAAAGGATGTCGCTGAAGTAGATGCTCGCCGCTGCGCTGGATCCGAGATCGCCAAAATTATTCGTTTGGAAAAGGACCGGCAAGGTGATGAAATCTGTGAAAAATCGGTAAAATGCGACGTTCGCATAGAGCACAATGGAACTGATAGCGGCAAAAGCGAGCAAATATGCATGGCGCAGCTTCGTTTTTTTGATGAATAAAGAAGCGCCGTAGACAAACAGCAGGAAACTCAGCGGGCTTAGGAATAAGATGAATTCCTGCATCGCATTATCGATCGTGATGGAAAAGCCAATTTGATAGACGGCATACGTTTTCAGCCATGTGGCGACAATCGCAATGGCAAGCAGGTAGTATGGATTATGGTTTTTAGTCAATATAGATGGACTCCTTACAGCATATCAATCATTCATTTGCTGGCATGCGGATTTTTATTTCCCCCAGCTGATTCCCAACCTGGAAGATTTCTTTCATGATAACATAAAAAAATGTTTTTTCCCATAAAGGTTACATTATGGGACAGCAGGTGTTAAACTGGGTCTCGTTATGAAAGTGATGGGAATCACTCAAATTCACGTGTTCGGAAATAAAATATAAAGGAGTAAGCTATGCTGGAAAAAATTAAAAAAGACTGGTTTTCAAATGTAAAAGGAGATGTGCTCGCGGGCTTGGTTGTGGCTTTAGCGCTCATTCCTGAAGCTATTGCGTTTTCGATCATTGCGGGAGTTGACCCGATGGTCGGGTTATACGCTTCCTTTCTGATTGCGGTGATC
Coding sequences:
- a CDS encoding LTA synthase family protein, coding for MLTKNHNPYYLLAIAIVATWLKTYAVYQIGFSITIDNAMQEFILFLSPLSFLLFVYGASLFIKKTKLRHAYLLAFAAISSIVLYANVAFYRFFTDFITLPVLFQTNNFGDLGSSAAASIYFSDILYFADVIVIFLAIQFLPVKAVQAKVPARRKSYFVLSAAVLFLNLGLAEAERPQLLTRSFDREMLVKNLGVYNYHLYDVYIQSKSQAQRAFADSSELTEVNSHVRTQQVEPSEDMNGIAEGKNLIVVTLESLQSFTINEQMNGETITPFLNSLTEDEDTIYFPNFYHQTGLGKTADSEFLLENSLYPLGGSAAFFTHAGNTYHSMAEKLGDNGYSTNVQHANNKSFWNRDMMYESLGIDEFLDIQSYEVGEGQAVNWGMKDIPFFKQSVQHMTDMPQPFYSRMITLTNHHPFTLDPEDKLIEEFDSNSGTLNRYFQTTRYLDEAVKELFQELKDNGLYEDSIIVLYGDHYGISENHNAAMAQYLGRDITPYESAQLQRVPFFVHIPGYGEGYTDEEIGGQIDMRPTLLNMLGVDSATDVQFGSDLFAEDHEEFVIFRDGRLVTEDYVYAGNTCYENGTGEVIDQGFCEPYVEEAFEEIGYSDALINGDLLRFYNEETGKLLEPE